GAGGCGCCTTCGATGTCGGCAGCCTCGTACAAGTGCTGCGGCACGCTCTGCAGGCCCACCAAGAAGAGCACGATGTACAACCCCACATTCTTCCAGGTGGCCATGATCGCGATGGACGGCATCGCCATGGTCGGACTTGTCAGCCAGGGAACGCGGCCGAGGCCCAGCGAGGAGAGCACATTGTTCAACACTCCCGTGTCTTGCGCATAAAGGCTGTCCCAGAGCATGGTGGTCACTACCCCTGAAACCACCACAGGGAGGAAAAAGATCGCACGGAAAAAGCCTCGCAAGCGGAGTTTCTGATTCAGGAAGACTGCCAAGGCGAGGGCGATGACGATCTGCAGGGGAATGTGAATGAGCAAGAAGACGCCGGTATTCGCCAGGGCCCGGAAAAAGAGACGGTCGTGAAGCAGGCGGTGCACGTTACCGAGGCCGATCCATTGCATGGGTGACAGGATGTCCCAGCGATGAAAAATGAGCACGAAGGAAAAGACCAAAGGAAAGGCGACGAAGGTCAAGAAGTGCGCTATGTAAGGGAGCACGAGCACATAGCCGGCGTTGGCAGTATGGCGTCTTCTGCCTTGGCCAACGCTCAGACGTCCGGTCTGGGGGCTCACTGGGGAGGTGCGCGAGGTGATCGGGCGTGCGTCCATCGCCGGCTACTCCAATACCAGCCGCGCTTGCCGAGCAGCGTCGTGAATGGCCTTTGCTGGCGTCTTGACCCCGTAGACCACGCAGGCTTCAAACTCGTTGGACAGTATGTCAAAGATCTCTTTGAGCACTGGGCTGGTGTCGGTCCCCCGCACAAATCGCGCTTGATCGGCAAAGCGCTTCATGAAAGGGCTCTTGGCGAAGTAAGGAGCATAGAGCGGGTCTTCCAGATGGTTAGCCCGCAACGGGAGCTGGTCGGTCATCTCCAGAAGGAGAAGGTCGGCTTCGCGACTGACCAGGAACTTGGCAAACTCCCACGCCAGGCGCGGGCGGCGGGTATTGCGAAAGATGACGATGTTCTTGATGTCGCCGTAAGTGTACACTGGCCCGCTCACCCCATCCGGGCGTGGCACTGGAGCAAAGTCGTAAACAAAGCCCTCCGGCTTGAATTTCTCCGCATGCCTGATCTCCCAGGGCCCGGTGAAGCGCGATGCCACAACGCCCTGCAAAAAGACGTCGGTGCGTCCGACCATGCGCTCTTTGGGAAAGTAGCCGCGAGCGAAAAGCGTCTGCAAGAAGGTGAACACCTCAACCGCCTGCTGGTTGTCAAAGGCTATCTTGCCATCCTCAAGGAGGGTGTGGCCGCCAGTGGCCGCGATGTAGAGAGGGTAGAAGTCAAAGAAACGCTGCCACCATAGGGCGCGGATGTCGGTGATGCCCATCCAGCGATCGATGTGGCCATCTCCGTTGGTGTCGCGCACAATTCTCTCTGCCGCCTGCAGATACTCGGAGTAAGTCCTCGGGAAATGGTCGTAACCCGCTTCCGCAAGCATTTTCCGATTGAAGATGACCATGACCGGGTTTGTCTTCCACGGTATCTGGTAGACATGGCCATCGGATGACCGGGCCTCATCCAAGAGTGCAGGGTCCACACGAGCGCCGATCACCTCAGCAAAGTCGGGGAAGGTGTCCAAGGCCACAAGCTGGCCGGCGCGGGCGTAGGCCTCCACGTCCCCCGGCCACATGTTGGAAAAGACGTCGGGGGTAGTTTTGCCTACCACGGCTGCCAGGATCGCTTCTTCGGTGGACTGGCTCTCTGGCACCGGTTGGTGGGTCACCGGGCTCTCCGGGTGCAGGGAGTTCCATCGCGCCACAAGCTCTCTGGCCAAGTCGACTTCGTACTGGTTGTTCGCTGACCAGTAGACGAGGTGGCTCGCGCTGCTCGCAGTCTTCTTGGCGCAGGTGGTGAGCAGAAGCAGCTGGCTGCAAACCACTGCCGCGGCGAGCATGAGCTTGAAGTGAGAATGGCGCACGTTCATACTCGCCTGCTCATTGCTCCCCTTCGTCCAACATCGGCCAGGGCGGGACCGCCAGCGCCCCGTACTGACCTGGCCGCACGCCGACCAGCGGAATGCGCGTCAGAGCTACCGACTGTAGCGGCTGGAGGTTGCGCTCCACGGCGTAACGCCCGCGGAGTTGCTGCAGATGGCGGCGCAGGGAAAAGCCTGGGTCGGAATTGGTTCGCAGCTGCCGGAGCATGAGTTCCGCGAGAAAGTGATCGCGCCACATGGCAATCTCTTCC
The sequence above is a segment of the Calditrichota bacterium genome. Coding sequences within it:
- a CDS encoding sugar ABC transporter permease encodes the protein MDARPITSRTSPVSPQTGRLSVGQGRRRHTANAGYVLVLPYIAHFLTFVAFPLVFSFVLIFHRWDILSPMQWIGLGNVHRLLHDRLFFRALANTGVFLLIHIPLQIVIALALAVFLNQKLRLRGFFRAIFFLPVVVSGVVTTMLWDSLYAQDTGVLNNVLSSLGLGRVPWLTSPTMAMPSIAIMATWKNVGLYIVLFLVGLQSVPQHLYEAADIEGASPWRKFRHITLPMINPTVVMVVILSTIGGFSLFIEPYIMTGGGPIRSTLSAVLYIYHQAFQFNHMGYAATLGFFFALIVFMVVLLQKRVVEQETGL
- a CDS encoding extracellular solute-binding protein; this encodes MNVRHSHFKLMLAAAVVCSQLLLLTTCAKKTASSASHLVYWSANNQYEVDLARELVARWNSLHPESPVTHQPVPESQSTEEAILAAVVGKTTPDVFSNMWPGDVEAYARAGQLVALDTFPDFAEVIGARVDPALLDEARSSDGHVYQIPWKTNPVMVIFNRKMLAEAGYDHFPRTYSEYLQAAERIVRDTNGDGHIDRWMGITDIRALWWQRFFDFYPLYIAATGGHTLLEDGKIAFDNQQAVEVFTFLQTLFARGYFPKERMVGRTDVFLQGVVASRFTGPWEIRHAEKFKPEGFVYDFAPVPRPDGVSGPVYTYGDIKNIVIFRNTRRPRLAWEFAKFLVSREADLLLLEMTDQLPLRANHLEDPLYAPYFAKSPFMKRFADQARFVRGTDTSPVLKEIFDILSNEFEACVVYGVKTPAKAIHDAARQARLVLE